tttgatgtaCACCGTATTTTTGGCACATTGAAAATTTCTCGTTCTTATGAGGCCAAACAAAtgatttttgtttatatttttaccAAACGTGTATTTTCATGAATCCAAAAAACAGGTAACAAAATGTGGGGCTGCTGGAAGTAGTTTAAATTTACAGTTTTACAGTTTTACACGTGCAGTCAAACAAGAAGTTTCCGTACACATGTTTTAGGTAAATAACCTTCATCGGCAGAGCTCCCGAACTGGAAGACACCATCTGAACCAAAACAAAAGGTTTAACTACCGAAACGCAGCGTTTTAGTCGTCTTTCACAAGGTAGAAAATACAGTAGAAGAGACTGGTTAGAAGGGTTGGTGGAGAGGTGGGTGGAGAGGTACCTTGGTTTGCAAGTCTTCAAAAGCAACCAACCAAAAGCAACCAAAATCACTTGTGCTTAGCTGCAACAGTCCTTTGAACAGTCGAAACTCCGTCCACGAATTTCGTTCGGAACAGAACGTTAGCATTGTTGAACATGCCTTCTTTCAGCGAAACCACGATAAACTGCAATATGTGAAAACCAAGAGAAAGATGAAGTTTCAGAGGATGTTTATCTAtaagaaagtgatgaaatagCCTGCAATTGATACTTTTACAATTTAGATTCATGACAAATATGTGTAAGTTGCGAAAATAAGCTGTATTAAAGAACAAGCAGATTCCGACAAGGTGAAACATCGAATAAACACAAGAGAAACCACCAAACCTGGGAGTGGGGGAAATGCGTTTTGATCATTCTTCCAATGTTCTGCGTGTGGCTTAGATCAAGAGCCGCATCAACCTGTAAGTGAAATGACATGCCGACAGCCACTTCATGTAAGCAGAATAGCAAATAGAGAACAACAAAACATTGAAGGAATTTAGTAAAAGTCGAGAAGCTGGTTTTTGATACAGGAAAAGTTAGGCATACCTCATCCAGTATATAAAGTGGGGCAGGTTTGAAGAGAAGCAATGCCAAGATCAGGGAAAGTGCAAGCAGAGATCGCTGACCTCCACTCAGTTCTGATAAGGACTGTTTCCAAACACCCCCAAATGCAACACGAACCTCAAGTCCATCTAAGAAGCTGCACCCTTCAGGAGGTTCAAGCTTTCCCATTGTGCCAGGCAAAAGGGTAGAAAAGATAGATCCAAAGTCACtgaagaaagaaaatatgaaaattgtaATTGTGGAATAAAGAACGAGGAACAGCACAAACATAGAGAACTAATAGCTGATTGTAAAGCCGCTTATCGATTTGAGAAGAAGACTCACTTATTAACTTTTACCCAAGTAACTTTCAgtgtttccttctttttctcatCCAGCTCTTCAATCACCTTCTTGATCTTAGACTTATCATTCTACGGAAGGCAAACAAAGAGTAAGCAAAAGAAAGTAATAACAGGCATGTGGACAGACGAAAAGTAAACAACCTCAATGATGTCCTTCTTAGACATTAGATCGTTGTACTCATCTTCTGCTTTCTCAAACATTGCCATAACTTTCTTATTCACCCTTTTCTCGAGGCTGCAAAAGAAGGGGAAAAGTCACCCTCCTGGCACCATGCAAGATACTAATAGCATAACTTCAGAAGTTTAGAGCATATCAAATTGAAATTTCTCGTCTTAGAAGCAGGTGATCAAAACCAAAAATGCAGAGAGAGAATTCCAAGTCACGAACCCAGACTGTTGGGCCTGCAGTCTCTCAAGTTCTTCCCTTGCATTATGAGGATCCCGCAAGGAAAAATCATAATCAGTCCCACTTTTACCAAATAACTGTTTCTCAGATACAATCCAGGCATGCTTCTCTATCAATTTATCAACTTTGGTAGAGCAATCTTTCTGCTCCGTTTCCATTCGTTTTACctagaaaaaattgaaaaggaggTTGGTTAGTATGTAATGATATAGAGAACTTTACAAATATGGAGGATAATTACctcattttccattttcttcctttcaaGATTTGTCTCACTAAGTTTACGCTGAAGTGTTTGTTGCTCCTTAAGAATGCCACTAATTTGGGAATCACAATCTTTCATCTTCATGCGAATTGAGTTAAGCTCAGATTGGGCACTATCATGAATATTTCTTGTAGAAGCTACCTGCAAAGGAGATGCATGCACCATGAAACTTGTATCCAAAAGATCTAGCCAAATCAAATATCAGTGCTTACCTTTGCTCTCTGTTCTTCGACTTCTGAAGTTAGGTTGTCAATTTGTGTTCTCAAAGAAGCTAATTGAGTTTCTGAAGATGCAAGTTCCTTTATAGCAGCTTCTTTTTCCATAATAAGCTTCTCTTTTTCATTCTCATGCCCCTAGCAGCGAATAAAATCATGTCACAAAAGTTAACAGGCTAATGCAGAATCAGGCAGCTACTTCTAAATCCAGCAACTAAGATAAAACCATGCAAAGCTAATCATAACCTACCTTTAGATTCCTTGAAGCTGATTGCATTTGAGCTTTTGTTTCTTTAATCTTCTTTTCAAAATCTTTGAGCCTTCCCTCCCGACTATtatcattctctttgattgattTCTCAAGTAATGTAACTTTATTCACACACTCTTCGTACAAAAGCTGCTTTTCTTTTGCTGCAGATTGTGCTTCTTGAAGTTCCTGCTCGATCCTTTTTACTAATTCACCAAGCTAGTCACACCAAGAAATCATTATGAACCATGTCATTATATGAACCAGTAAAGGAAGTTGCAACATAAAGCGTGTGGTAGGTATGCCAAGAGAAAGTGAGGACTGGACAAAACCTTATGATGCTCATTTTGCTCAGCCCTGCCCTGGAATAATGAAAGGTCATAGGATTTAAGTTCTAACTGTGCTTTAAGGTCCATGAACTTCTTCTGAAGAGGCAGAAGCTCTGTAATCTGCAATTTAAGAAGTTGACAAATATATAACGCGTTTAAATGATTCCAATTCACAAGGAAATGCAAAAACATCCCCAGGAATACAGTATTTAAGGTATGTAAACAAGAGGGGTCCTAAAATCACAAAATTCATCTCATTTAGAGAGAGAATAAGATTCTTATGGTAACCCTGGCTTCAATTTCGGTCAATCTTCTCTGATGCATGGAAAGTTTTTGTTCAGACTCTGCCAGCTCGTGAAGTTGCTTTAACAAATCACCCCCACCCCTGTAACAGAGTAAATGGTTTCTTTAGAAGGCTAACTAGCTAGATGTAGACAAAAGCAATTGAAAAAATCTTTTTGAGATATGTTAGCTTTTAGTTACTCAGTGTAGCACGCATATTACAAAGAAGACAAGGACTAGTTTGGAGCATTAGCCAGGAAAATTTTAACAACAATAatatttatattccaatttgAACTAAGGAGAACAAAACAACACTTACTTGCGGCTTCCACCAGTCAAGAGGCCACTAGGCTGAAAGATATCACCTTCAAGAGTGACACTAGGGCTGCGAATTTCCCTGTTAAAAGCAACCTAGAAACATTCAAGGAGATGGAGATTGTGTTATGCACCCTTCTAAATATACATTTGATTTTCATAAAAGTACAATATTACAGAATCAGGCTACATCAAATCAAACATAAACAAGATGAGTAGCATGTGCACTGTTCAAGAAATATTATACATGAACAAAATAGCAAAGTTTGGCCTACCTCCTTTGCAGCATCTACGGTTTTGCAAACAAAGGTTGAACCAAAAACAAATTCCATAGCATTCTGcaataaattttgaaattcaaaaagaGCACAATATAAACTTCCAAAATCCACTATTTGTGTCTGCATTATATACcacagaagaaagaaagaagccaacAACAAACTTCAAGCATTATTAATTGTCTCAAGTTAAGTATAGAAAACCAATATCAAAGAACTCTACACTCTACAGTAtatggattaaaaataatagcAGGATTAAGTTTTATATGGGGCTGCTCGATGCATACCTTCAATTCATTATCATACCCAACCAAAGAAAGTGCAAGCTCTGCATTCTCCTTGCCAACCTGAAATTGCAAGGTTTTCGGCGAATAAGCTACACAACCGAGGGAAGAAGGGTAGCGCAGAAGGGGGATAGGTTCTATTGATAGAGAAACTGACCAATTTAGAAGCAGCTTGTTGAACCCTAGGATGAACAGTATGCGGTTGTATTTTGTTCAGAGGTATAATTGTTACTCTTCTCCGAAGGTTGCCATTCTGAAGAAGTTGTTTTCCAGTACTTTCCGTGTCTacaacaacattaaacaacttTCCACCAGCAGTAACCTGTGAAATGAGTCAATGTGATAATTGATACATTATCTAACTCATAATATACATTTTCAGATATAAATTCATCCTGACCTCTAAGGCAGTCATCGTCGAGCTATCCTTTACTTTGATAAGTTTTGCAACTACACCCTTGACCTTAGACCTATCAAAGTTATTCACGGGATCCCGATAGTTGAACTCAACATTTGATAATTGAGCTGAAAGATTTCGCATTTCATCCCTCAGCTTCTGCACCTCCCCTAACTCAGAAGCACGATCCTGGAGTAATATTCATAGAGCTAATGAGACTGATAAACTATTTACGTGCACAGAAAATGATCAAACATAAATCATGTTTACCTTTTGTAATGCTTCCATCTGGCCCTCTTTATATGGAATAGACTTCAGTGCATTTTCAAGATTTTCCAAATCTCGTTGTCTAACAGTAAGTTCACTCTTTACCGCATCAGCTTCTTCACGCTTTGACATTAGCTgcttatttttctcttttaacTCCCTTTGACAATGGCTTATTTTTGTGTTCAGCTGTTTTAGTTCTGTTTCAGCACTCCCAACAGCTACTTTCGCATCACCCAGTTGATCTTCGAGGCATTTCTCCTCATTTCCACTGCTCTTGCCAGCTAGTACACCCTAAACAtagtttatttttaaaatattagtcGCCTCAGTCATAGTGATTGTAACAAATAACTTGTTTTGCATGCACATGGATCATTGACAATATAAAGTAGAAAACCAACATCAAAGATACACATTTACCTGGTAATCCTTTTCATACTCATTCAGTGTCTGAGAAAGTTCCTCTGCTCTCTTTTTCAAATCAGCTGCTCCTTCTTCAGCCTTTCTTATAGCGAAGTCCATCTCTTTTACAGACTGCTTCATGTCTTCAATATTGTTAACAATCTGCCAACATCAAGGATGTGATAATCCAATCGTTAAACTAAGGAATATAACGAATAACAAAAGAACAAACTTGAAAGCACCTGACAGCATTAGAAGAATCTAGTGAGTCATAGACTACAACATTTACCTTTTCCgcattttcattttcaataccAAGATTATCCTCTTTATTGCTCAGCACAGACACTTCCCTCACAAGATCTTGGGAAAGAGCATCTACCTTGTCAGACAAAGTTTTTACTTCCCCACCCATTCTAGCCTCCTTGTCAGCAGTCAACTTCAACACTTGTGTCTCCATTTCCTGTATTTCTCCCTTCATCTTTCTCATATCATCATCAACCTCGGAAATCCTGGCCTTAACTTGTTCCAACTCAGATGCTGCACCGTCTCTAATTCTTTCTGCTTGAACATATTCAAGCGCAATGCAAAACCTTTTCAGGTGATCCAAGTCAGCGTTTCCATTAGCCCATTGCATATATTGCGTCCTTTCTCTCCTTAACTTGTCCAAGGCAGGCAGTATCTCCTGGTCAAGAAGCTTATCGATCTCATCAACTTTACTCTGCTTCTTCTCAAGTGTCTTCAAAGCGGCCTCTTTCTTGGTCTCATACATTCTCGTCCCAGCAGCCTCTTCAAGCATAGACAGAATCTCGGGTGGTTTCATATTCAAAACCTTGGTAATGCGCCCTTGCATTATCAGAAAATGCGGGTTGTTAACATTGAGCTGCACGGAATGAAAAAGGTTCTGGACCTGACTAGGCTGTGCAAGTTTCCCATTGATCAAATACTTGTTCCTTCCACCAACCACAATCTGTAAAGCAAACAAATAGCTTCTCAACAACCACTTAGCACTCGCTTCGCTTGCACCCAACAACCAAAAGTTTCAGATGTAATTCAATAATTTAGTCCATGGAAATTATTAGCTCTCCATCAAATTATCACCAAAACAAAGATAttttaagaaatttaaaaataaaaaacaaaattgaaataaaaaaggaaCAGCAATTCTCATCACACACTTAACAATTACTTCATTTCtacccaaaattcaaaattttggaaACAAGTCGACGATTCAATTAAATGGGACTTACAAGCAATCCGACATTTTATCACTAAATTGAACTTAATTTAAGcaatcaaaagaaaattgtacACCAAAACCCGACCCATTTACCAAAATCCAGCAAAATTCAAGAATTAGTAAGCAAAATTGAACAGTAAAACGAGACCCAATTGTGAAAACCCGAAATACCTGACGGGTGACGGTGATTTCAGAATGGGCCTCGTATCCGAGGGGACTACGGGCGCGGTCAGAATTGTCGAAGACTATGGAGACGGTGGCCTTGGTGATTCCAGCCTGGCCCTGCTTGTAGACGAGCTCCTGGAGGTTGGCGGCGCGAACCTGCTGCAAATTGGTAATTCCCAAGACGAAGCAGATGGAGTCGAGGATGTTGGACTTGCCCGACCCGTTCAGACCCGTTATGGCGTTGAAAAACGGGTCGAACCCGGGCACCACCGTCCTCGTCGCGTAGGACTTGAAGCCCTCCAGGCATACCTCCTTGATGTACATTTTCTGCCGACAGCCGAGGGGTTTTCGATTTCAATGGACGGCGTACGGACAGTGAGCGATTTGAAAAGCTCTGCCTGCTTCTGCTTCTCTTTCCTCTCTGATAGTCGAAAGCTTTCGAATTTTCTATTTCATCACGCAGCACGTGCAAGGCGGGAACTTTTCTCTCGATTAAAGAACcgaacgacgtcgttttggagTTTTATTGGACGGTTACAAGTAGTCAGGATTGGGCCTTAAACCATCCCTACAAAAATGGCCCATGTCAATTGGACTCTAAATAACTATGGGTAAGACAATAACCGTCCGAACCATTCAAACTACGGTTTCAGGTTCGATGCTATTTTCCATAGTCTCTCCGGACCCGGAAAAGTGGATAACCGTGATTTGTCATCACTTGTTTCCTTTTTAAAGAAGAAAATAGTAAGAAATTTTCTCAACTATTGTTCAACGTAACAACAATGCATTtgtattaataattcaaaagaataaaaaacgTTTCGATATGTTGGTATTAACAATTCTTACCAATTTGTTACAATGATACAAAAATTCACCTTTGTTCTTTTCTTACAACAATAACTGATTTTCGTGTATGTAAATGTCTTGGACATGAAAAATTACCAATCCTCAAAAATGCAATTTTGGTctgtcttcctcctccttctctgtCAATTCCCTATATTGATAGCACTCTGCACCAGACTTGCCCACGGGCAATGGGGACCGAACAAATATTTCGACTGGCTTGGGGACATGGACAGCCAAGTGCACTTCTCCGGCAGCTCCTTTGGCACTGGTATCAGAACTTGTCAATACTCGGCTTACAGGTTCAACAGTAATCCATCCTAAACCTGATATAGCCACATCACAAGCCGGCCTGCGCAAATATAGGATAATTATAATGGAATTCACCATTTACAGAGGACCAGAATCAAATAAGAAAACGTTGAAAGGGGTAAAGTTAACAATCACATTATGAATAACGCACCTTTCTACATCTTCAACTTTTATTTGCAACTGGCGCTCAGTTTCGAGCCCTCTCCATTCATCTGCTCTTTGTTTTCCAGTTGGAGGTGTTAATAGAACTCCAACTTCTTTCTGCAACATGTTAACAAAAATCCCACTACATTCATACTGTATTTATGTAAGAGAAAATATGCATGTTGCACCGCCTAGACAGTAGGAAGGAGAAATGATCACATTGTAACATCTCAAAAGTATATTTTTCAGAATATTTTCTAATATAGTTACAAAGACTTACCTGGTAAAACTCATCTGCCATATCAGTAGGTACCATATGAATCTGAAGACTCTTTGGCCCGTAAAACGTCAATCGTGTTTCAGGGAGAGCctgaaattataaaaaataatggtTCAGGAAAAGACCATTCATAATCAGCATGGTTAACCCCGGAACATACCCAACATATATGAAACTACAACAAGTTCAAGACCTTCAAGATATCTACTCTGACAAGGCCTCCCCAGAATATTGAATAGCCAGTCAAACCATTGGAATTGTCCTTCTCCCCTGTTCCATTTCCAGAGGAAACCTGAGACTTCTGGAAAGGAATAACACCATAAGTTACCAACTAGAAGATAACAATGGAAAAACTACAAACAGAACACAAATGGAGGGAAAGAAGGACCTCTGAACCGAATAAATATACCGGAAAAGATTGACCCCTAAGCCGACTTTGAGGAGCAAGGGCAGGCAGATCTTCTGAATGAACCACAGCTGCTTGCCTATGGTGGAGATGAACTCCTGGAGTGTCGTATAATTTCTGCATGTCACAGAGGGTTACTCTGCTAAACTTGGAATGCCATTGATAAAATAAGGGTACCACACCATACCTCTCCTCCTAGGAAAGCATTAATTTGAATTGGACCCAAGGTAGTTCCCGGAACTGCAGATTGTATTGGTTTGTATTTTTGCGCCGATGCAGCAACTGGATCCTTGTCTGCCATCATTTCTGGTGTCACAAAAAAAGATATAAGTcaagaaaagggaagaaaacTCATTTAGTAAATGAAAACCGATCAATTATATTGCTGAAATAGAAATCTACATATCTACCAAAGGCAACAAAACACATAATGAATGTCATTAACTTACTCAGAAAAGCACTGATGAATGCTGATTTCCCAACATTTGCTGAGCCCTATATCAAAATGGTAATGTAAGTTTATAACTACTTATGTACTGTGAATAACGAAAATTGCAGAAGAATAAAAGACTTGTCCTACTTCAAACTGAATATGCACCAATCAATCGGTAAGAAAAAAGAATGACTAGTCTTATGTTTTTTCTCTTGTTACATGCATTATATGGGTGTCAAAATGTGTTAGAATCGGTTGACAAAAGCACATACTGGGCATATGCATTAAATAAACTTCCAGTTAAGAGACTAACCATAACATAAACGTCGCGCCCCTGCACCAAACAAGTGCCAAAGAATTCAGGTTTAGTAAAATATGAAATGATATACAAGTATGTTTTGCTTAACAGCAATAAAATAGCTTCAGTCAGGTAACAAGGTCAACACATGCACAAAAACACAAGCATAAATAGAGAAGTACAAAACCTTCTTCTCCTTTTGAATCTCTGATGCAACTCCGGCTACTCCAACCAAAGATTTCGCACTCGTCAGATGAACACTTAAAACGCTGCGATGAATAGCACTGTATTAGATGCATGATCCAAGCTTTCAGGTTTAGATCATAAAATCAACCATGTCCTATATTAAACACCATCTCAAATGACTCAAACTTGATCAATCGAGCCCTAATCCCAACTACATGCACACGAATTCCTTGTTCATCGAATGTTCCAGGAAACTCTTTTTAGATTGACTGTATAAATAAAAAGTCAAAGCCAAGAAACAACTCTTACTTAAGCTTCTTCTTTGCAGTGGCCTCTATAACCCAATCACCAATACAATTGAAATCAGTTCCTTTTGGGAGTAAGTCAACCTGACATTCCAAACTGATCAGAAAAGTCGCTTACATCAAATAAGAAGCAAAGGGCAGTTTAATACCTTAGTAACCACTAATATGATAGGATTTGCACCGGCCAAATCACGCACACGAGCTAAAAAGCTACCATTGAAATCCACAATATCAACCTATAAGCAAGCAACCAAATTAAAATTCTTCAAGGCAACTCAATCACTCAATTCATCGCAATACAAACATTAAAAAGTAGATTACCAATTTAACTATCAACGCTTTCTCGTGGCGCAAGTGGGACAACTTCTCCCGAAGCTCTTCGGCCATGATGAACTGTTTCCCGCCAGAATATCCCCCATTTCCACCAACAGCAGTTATCATGTGCCCATGAGAAAGAAGCTTGCACCTTCCACATATAACGCTTCTAAGCTGGTGGTGCTTCTTCTTCTGCACATTCAAATTTTGTAACAAAAAGCACAAATTTTTTACATCTATGGAGAATCAACAAAAGCACTTTAGACTCAAAAGTACTTTTCTATCTTCCAAAATCAGACATTCCAAACAAATACAGAACCAAATGAGAACCCAAATACCCAATTATCCAAAAGGAACAAAATTTAAGATAAAATCACATAATCCATACCAATGCGTACGTCTCAGGGTCCGAATAACCCGGAGCATCCGGCTCCGAAGTCTGCAACGGAGCTCCGCATCCATAACAGCAAGCGACGGTCGTCGTAACCTTgggcttctccttcttcttcttctttttctccttgagCAACACCTTCGCAGCTTCAACCGAACGGTGCCGCTCCAAAAACCGATCGCCGGGGGTCGGCGCGGCGGCTCCGGTGCCGGCGGGTTCGGGCGGAGAATTCGGGTACTGGGTCTGGGAAACGGATGATTTCCGGTGGGTATTTTGCGGGTGAGAATATCTGCAGAGTGTGAGAGTGGGTTTCGAGTGAAGAGTGAGAATTTTGGGGGTGGGGATTGTGAGGGTGTAGGGGAGAGTGAAAGGACAGAGGAAGGATGAGAGGGTTTTAGGCGCCATTGATGCTTAATGGGTTTTTGGAGTTCGATGATATTGCGCTTGGTGTAGGTGAGAGTTTAGTGATCGTGGACCGTTGAGATTGCAGGTGAAAGGAATCGACACCGTTCGTTTCTCTAATTTACGGTTGTTGGTCGTTAAGTTAGGAGAAGATTATGTTAACGAAtctatctgattttttttttttctgacttATCGATTCTACTCTTCTCTTCCTTTGTTCAGACTTTCAACTTTAGtaattttttatgttaaaaATTGTCGTCGATGAAATTTGAGCTTCTAAATTGTGTGCTTAATTATTTTCAAAAGACAAAAAGTAAGTTTACTAAAGATTACGGgtcaaattaatattttgtttcCCTCATTGTGGTTTGCCGATGAGTCTACcacaaacaaattttgttcttaTTTCGTCGTGgtacatttttttcaaaaaatgcaaaaatttGAAGTCATTAATCTAATTAATCATGTGATTTAGACTGAACGAAGTACGAGTTAATTAAAACAGAGAGTAATCTCGGTTAACTACAAATGCTACACCACAAACAACTAAAAAATGTTTACAAAACAAACAATGCCTAATGCAAATATCTAAGaaacattaattaatttaaacccCAACTCAACCAGAAATTCTCGTAAGAGAAATCCCCGTAAGAGGATCCGGATAAGATTGGGTCTCGGAAACGGATGATTTCCGGTGGGTATTTTGCGGGTGAGAATATTTGCAGAGTATGAGAGTGGGTTTCGAGTGAAGAGTGAGAATTTTGGTGGTGGGGATTGTGAGGGTGTAGGGGAGAATGAAGGGAGAGAGGAAGGACGACAGGGTTTTAGGCGCCATTGATGCTTAATGGGTCTTTGGAGTCTGATGATATTGTGCTTGTTGGTGTAGGCGGGAGTGAACTGATCTGGGTCGTTAAGTTTTACATGATGCAACATTTAACGTATACATGAGCCTTATGAGAGAGATTATGTTAAACATGAGGGTTGCATTAATGATTTTATGCTTCCCTCGTTTGTTGATACTTtcaattctagttatttttcattttaaaaattgTCGTCGATGAAATTTAAACTTTCAAATTGTGTGCTAGTTATTTTCAAAGAACACATAGTAAAGTATATGATGACGGTCGTATGGCTGACCGACAATTATTAGCGATTTCAGCTTCACGTAGGCAAGTTGCAACCTACAATTCAAAATGATAACATATTTTTGGAGTTAGCTCACCCTCATAGAATCACGGGCATTGTCCCGACCATTGTAGTACGTGTGTCGTCCAAGGCATAAGGGGACGTGGTCAAATTAATAGTTCAACAAAACCAAGAAACAAGTGTATGGATTAAGTGACCTTGTTACCCACATTGTGGTTTGCCACCGTCTCTACTAcaacaaattttgtttcaaatttgtgGTGTGGTTATACCAATTGATCATACGTTTCACTATGAATTGCTCTTATTATTTAgtgtttaaatataaaaaattaagataaaTATTACTCCCCTACAAATAACAAAGTACATGAATTAACAAAtactaattaaacattaaaatagaAAGAGTAGTCTTGGTTAACTACAAATGCTACACCACAAACAACTAAAAAATGttacaaaacaaacaaagattAATGCCTAATGCAAATATCTAAGaaacattaattaatttaaacccCAACTCAACCAGAAATTCCCGTAAGAGGATCCGGAGAAGATTGGGCAGGGTACACTACATTATCATACAGTAGTCCAGCAACTGCCCCACCAATCAGAGGCCCCACCCAGTAAACCGCCTGGTTCCTGAAACTGCCGGCAACGACTGCCGACCCGAATGCACAAGCCGGGTTCATGGACCCACCGGAGAACGGCCCAGTTGCTAAAACATTGGCTCCTGCCATGAACCCAACTGCCAGGGGTCCAATGCCCCCAAGTGCACCATTCCTTGGGTCACCGGCGGCATAAACAGTGTACACCAGCCCAAATGTCAGCACGCCCTCCAAAACCGACGCCCCGAAACCCGTCATCTCTTCCGTGATTCCGTACGTCGGAACATGCTGCGCAATCCCAAGAAAAAGTTTGTCGAATTTTCGACGTGAGACTTTACATTATAAACAAAGTAGGGTGCGGGATTAGGGTTAGTTAGTATCGGTTCAGGTTAAactattttataaaaagtacgatattcattgaaaATAGTTACGTGGAGAAAAGGGTTTTGACCTGTCCCACAATAGTGACTCTCAAGAGAAGGCAAGCCATGACAGAGGCCACCATCTGGGAAATCCAGTAGCAGATGGCATTGGGGACGCTAATGTGTCCTCCGACCGCCATGCCGAAGGTGACAGCCGGGTTGATGTGGCCGCCGGAGATGTTGGCCGCAATGTACACTGCCGAGGACAATGCGAAGGTGTTGGCGACGGCAACCATCACCAGACTAGCTGGGTCTGATGCTGCATCCGGCATCAACTTCCCTGCCACGTTACAACAAAACCAAAGAGTTAAAGTGACTACAATTATATATGTTGGGAAATTATGTGACATGTAACTTCTGTAACTGATTATTTCATGCTTCTGTTAATGCTTCTTAAACCCAACAAACACATGAAATTAAATTTCGTTTTCAAAACTGACATTACGCTTAAACTAGaacaaaaacttaaatttaatttaacgaTTTTGTTCCTTTCTCACATGTCGCGTGGGATGCGTGAGAAAGGAATGTATACGTTTCGGGACAGGAAAGTATTTCCGCTGGCATGCAAagtgaaaactaatgaaagaaAGACTCACTTGACGACATCATGGAGCCAACAACAGCGAACACAAAGAAGAAGGTTGAGATGAACTCTGCAAGATAAGATCGGAGGGCGTTGGGAGTGATAGCTTGCTGGAATCGAGCGGTCAGTGCAATTCTAGCCATTGATCCAAATAACATGAAAAAATCAAACCACAACGTTGAAGAACGAATGAATCTCAAGGTAATTTTCGAGGAGAGTTTGTTGTAAATGAGAGTGAAAAAACAGTAGGGAAATCGAGCAGTTAATGCAACATTTGTTCTGCGTAGGAGTTACTT
This region of Malus domestica chromosome 07, GDT2T_hap1 genomic DNA includes:
- the LOC103439618 gene encoding structural maintenance of chromosomes protein 2-1; translated protein: MYIKEVCLEGFKSYATRTVVPGFDPFFNAITGLNGSGKSNILDSICFVLGITNLQQVRAANLQELVYKQGQAGITKATVSIVFDNSDRARSPLGYEAHSEITVTRQIVVGGRNKYLINGKLAQPSQVQNLFHSVQLNVNNPHFLIMQGRITKVLNMKPPEILSMLEEAAGTRMYETKKEAALKTLEKKQSKVDEIDKLLDQEILPALDKLRRERTQYMQWANGNADLDHLKRFCIALEYVQAERIRDGAASELEQVKARISEVDDDMRKMKGEIQEMETQVLKLTADKEARMGGEVKTLSDKVDALSQDLVREVSVLSNKEDNLGIENENAEKIVNNIEDMKQSVKEMDFAIRKAEEGAADLKKRAEELSQTLNEYEKDYQGVLAGKSSGNEEKCLEDQLGDAKVAVGSAETELKQLNTKISHCQRELKEKNKQLMSKREEADAVKSELTVRQRDLENLENALKSIPYKEGQMEALQKDRASELGEVQKLRDEMRNLSAQLSNVEFNYRDPVNNFDRSKVKGVVAKLIKVKDSSTMTALEVTAGGKLFNVVVDTESTGKQLLQNGNLRRRVTIIPLNKIQPHTVHPRVQQAASKLVGKENAELALSLVGYDNELKNAMEFVFGSTFVCKTVDAAKEVAFNREIRSPSVTLEGDIFQPSGLLTGGSRKGGGDLLKQLHELAESEQKLSMHQRRLTEIEARITELLPLQKKFMDLKAQLELKSYDLSLFQGRAEQNEHHKLGELVKRIEQELQEAQSAAKEKQLLYEECVNKVTLLEKSIKENDNSREGRLKDFEKKIKETKAQMQSASRNLKGHENEKEKLIMEKEAAIKELASSETQLASLRTQIDNLTSEVEEQRAKVASTRNIHDSAQSELNSIRMKMKDCDSQISGILKEQQTLQRKLSETNLERKKMENEVKRMETEQKDCSTKVDKLIEKHAWIVSEKQLFGKSGTDYDFSLRDPHNAREELERLQAQQSGLEKRVNKKVMAMFEKAEDEYNDLMSKKDIIENDKSKIKKVIEELDEKKKETLKVTWVKVNNDFGSIFSTLLPGTMGKLEPPEGCSFLDGLEVRVAFGGVWKQSLSELSGGQRSLLALSLILALLLFKPAPLYILDEVDAALDLSHTQNIGRMIKTHFPHSQFIVVSLKEGMFNNANVLFRTKFVDGVSTVQRTVAAKHK